The following proteins are co-located in the Triticum aestivum cultivar Chinese Spring chromosome 1A, IWGSC CS RefSeq v2.1, whole genome shotgun sequence genome:
- the LOC123050065 gene encoding uncharacterized protein isoform X1, whose translation MKARLSHRQTPPDSSHELADQEDYRVSEEDFCKHLAVLSSRPRPTTIVGPRIDSEQQREVYERLALYRIRASKGTRYLDWEKYCSWFTTYETDEEYLKYFEEISKKIKWIKCYMKFERGSPEWIEMEARGFWQAVEIAVDFPHMSFDLALTAYTDHIFNTRFDYFDHEEIDPLLFEIWKRLTKQKITFRQALDQVQQENMFPRQEKCIQFVLDNTSIYTRLQSTFDTCVEDISDETPEDEGRRLITMAVSSKLHKEKTWNEYIMRKIEIAKHIGLDLQATCIRILRPRRMWTLVVEQNIVRCPDAPGHGQ comes from the exons ATGAAGGCCCGTCTCTCACACCGTCAGACGCCACCGGATTCATCACACGAGCTTGCGGACCAGGAGGATTACAGAGTCAGCGAGGAGGATTTCTGCAAGCACCTCGCTGTTTTGTCCAGCAGGCCTCGTCCCACAACCATCGTCGGGCCCAGGATTGACAGTGAACAGCAGCGCGAGGTCTACGAGCGCCTTGCGCTCTACCGCATCAGAGCATCCAAG GGCACGCGGTACCTTGACTGGGAGAAGTACTGCTCATGGTTTACTACCTACGAAACAGATGAAGAGTATCTCAAGTACTTTGAAGAAATATCAAAGAAAATTAAG TGGATTAAATGTTACATGAAATTTGAACGAGGATCTCCTGAG TGGATAGAGATGGAAGCTAGAGGATTTTGGCAAGCAGTGGAGATCGCGGTAGACTTTCCACACATGAGCTTTGATTTAGCTTTGACTGCATACACG GATCATATTTTTAACACGAGATTTGATTATTTTGACCATGAAGAAATTGATCCTCTTCTTTTTGAGATTTGGAAACGTCTCACTAAGCAAAAG ATTACATTCAGACAGGCTCTAGACCAAGTCCAGCAAGAGAACATGTTCCCTCGACAGGAGAAGTGTATACAATTTGTACTGGATAATACTAGTATCTATACTCGTTTGCAATCAACT TTTGATACTTGCGTGGAAGACATCTCTGATGAG ACTCCAGAGGATGAAGGCCGCAGGTTAATTACAATGGCGGTTTCGAGCAAG CTTCACAAAGAGAAGACATGGAATGAGTATATTATGAGGAAGATAGAGATTGCTAAACACATTGGGTTGGATCTCCAA GCTACATGTATCCGAATTTTAAGACCCAGAAGGATGTGGACTCTTGTTGTAGAACAAAATATTGTTCGGTGCCCAGATGCACCTGGGCATGGACAGTAA
- the LOC123050065 gene encoding uncharacterized protein isoform X2 encodes MKARLSHRQTPPDSSHELADQEDYRVSEEDFCKHLAVLSSRPRPTTIVGPRIDSEQQREVYERLALYRIRASKMAQGVSMNELDDMTLRKEYPPEALEETCYFSDYDHGDTIDWYFNPDHSVHSYLSDYHRLVLKNGDGTRYLDWEKYCSWFTTYETDEEYLKYFEEISKKIKWIKCYMKFERGSPEWIEMEARGFWQAVEIAVDFPHMSFDLALTAYTDHIFNTRFDYFDHEEIDPLLFEIWKRLTKQKITFRQALDQVQQENMFPRQEKCIQFVLDNTSIYTRLQSTFDTCVEDISDETPEDEGRRLITMAVSSKLHKEKTWNEYIMRKIEIAKHIGLDLQATCIRILRPRRMWTLVVEQNIVRCPDAPGHGQ; translated from the exons ATGAAGGCCCGTCTCTCACACCGTCAGACGCCACCGGATTCATCACACGAGCTTGCGGACCAGGAGGATTACAGAGTCAGCGAGGAGGATTTCTGCAAGCACCTCGCTGTTTTGTCCAGCAGGCCTCGTCCCACAACCATCGTCGGGCCCAGGATTGACAGTGAACAGCAGCGCGAGGTCTACGAGCGCCTTGCGCTCTACCGCATCAGAGCATCCAAG ATGGCACAGGGAGTGTCCATGAATGAGCTGGATGACATGACTCTGAGAAAGGAATACCCCCCGGAAGCTCTCGAGGAGACGTGTTACTTCAGTGACTACGACC ATGGTGACACCATTGATTGGTACTTCAACCCTGACCACTCGGTCCACTCCTACTTGAGTGACTACCACCGCCTTGTCCTTAAAAATGGAGAT GGCACGCGGTACCTTGACTGGGAGAAGTACTGCTCATGGTTTACTACCTACGAAACAGATGAAGAGTATCTCAAGTACTTTGAAGAAATATCAAAGAAAATTAAG TGGATTAAATGTTACATGAAATTTGAACGAGGATCTCCTGAG TGGATAGAGATGGAAGCTAGAGGATTTTGGCAAGCAGTGGAGATCGCGGTAGACTTTCCACACATGAGCTTTGATTTAGCTTTGACTGCATACACG GATCATATTTTTAACACGAGATTTGATTATTTTGACCATGAAGAAATTGATCCTCTTCTTTTTGAGATTTGGAAACGTCTCACTAAGCAAAAG ATTACATTCAGACAGGCTCTAGACCAAGTCCAGCAAGAGAACATGTTCCCTCGACAGGAGAAGTGTATACAATTTGTACTGGATAATACTAGTATCTATACTCGTTTGCAATCAACT TTTGATACTTGCGTGGAAGACATCTCTGATGAG ACTCCAGAGGATGAAGGCCGCAGGTTAATTACAATGGCGGTTTCGAGCAAG CTTCACAAAGAGAAGACATGGAATGAGTATATTATGAGGAAGATAGAGATTGCTAAACACATTGGGTTGGATCTCCAA GCTACATGTATCCGAATTTTAAGACCCAGAAGGATGTGGACTCTTGTTGTAGAACAAAATATTGTTCGGTGCCCAGATGCACCTGGGCATGGACAGTAA